A stretch of the Argentina anserina chromosome 6, drPotAnse1.1, whole genome shotgun sequence genome encodes the following:
- the LOC126801272 gene encoding probable 2-oxoglutarate-dependent dioxygenase AOP1: MGSQTQPAKVPIVDLSKENLKPGTDAWLSASKEIKYALEEYGCFEAIYSKVPLELHNSTFSVLEELFNLPLETKMQKTSDRPYHSYFGQYSFLPLYESLGVDNPTTSEEVQRFTSIMWPEGNDKFRDSAHSYSQIVAELDEIVTKMVFENYGVERFYESHKASTTYLLRCFYYREPQPNETDMGLHPHTDKTFVSILHQFEINGLQIKTKDARWIDVEPSHSSFLVMAGDAFKAWSNDRVHSCEHQVIMKEKKTRYSMGLFAFNNGILQVPEELVDEKHPLMYKPFDHMGFLLYNKTPEGMKSKCPIKDYCGV; the protein is encoded by the exons ATGGGGTCACAAACTCAGCCAGCTAAGGTTCCTATTGTAGATTTATCAAAAGAGAACTTGAAGCCTGGTACAGATGCATGGCTCTCGGCAAGCAAGGAAATCAAGTATGCTCTTGAAGAGTATGGCTGCTTTGAAGCTATTTACAGTAAAGTTCCTTTGGAACTTCACAACTCAACATTTTCTGTGCTGGAAGAACTTTTCAATCTTCCCTTGGAAACTAAAATGCAGAAGACGAGTGACAGGCCTTATCACAGCTATTTCGGACAATATTCCTTCCTTCCTCTCTACGAATCCTTGGGTGTCGATAACCCGACGACATCAGAAGAAGTTCAACGATTCACAAGTATCATGTGGCCTGAAGGAAATGACAAGTTCCG GGATAGTGCTCATTCCTACTCACAGATAGTGGcagaattggatgaaattgtGACAAAAATGGTGTTTGAGAATTATGGTGTGGAGAGGTTCTATGAGTCTCACAAGGCATCTACAACTTACCTGCTTAGATGCTTCTACTATAGAGAACCTCAACCGAATGAGACTGATATGGGATTGCATCCTCACACAGATAAGACCTTCGTATCCATACTTCATCAATTTGAGATTAATGGCTTGCAGATAAAAACAAAGGACGCACGATGGATTGATGTTGAACCTTCACATTCATCTTTCCTAGTCATGGCAGGCGACGCATTCAAG GCATGGAGTAACGACAGGGTACACTCTTGTGAGCACCAAGTAAtcatgaaagaaaagaaaaccagATACTCCATGGGTTTATTCGCATTCAATAATGGGATTCTGCAAGTACCTGAAGAGTTAGTCGATGAGAAACACCCCTTAATGTACAAGCCTTTCGATCATATGGGTTTCCTTCTTTATAACAAGACTCCAGAAGGAATGAAATCTAAGTGTCCTATCAAAGACTACTGTGGTGTCTGA